A genomic region of Papaver somniferum cultivar HN1 chromosome 7, ASM357369v1, whole genome shotgun sequence contains the following coding sequences:
- the LOC113295598 gene encoding uncharacterized protein LOC113295598, whose protein sequence is MTEETVLRITNGSPTPTFAEKVKVRQTLQPTAVDVSSLPNPTLINGEPSLVIPTDFYQEGCKPFEFSFIARLNFKGLNFLEMNNNLVTQWQLNPNSVRFMSMSKGLFVIMLRDEQTKARIRNRKWFFNQQELRLMDWYPGFDPERQNTSHAPVWVHLPGLHAELWTERSLLSIGKAVGNPIVVDQRTLNMEFGSYASVLVDVDFVKHIPDRILLTAGGRTFWQYVEIPKHPKFCLHCNIIGHNESECRRKPKSGESVKEMEDTQDWKEAKGKKRSRNRKKNNNQEAKKKNDKSGVDKSGETGEVANTSAGETVNAPGAGKDFNIPVAVGENVAGKEDTSQLEEVMAASEAQLRAASDAVETAKQALAPKRALANILMVDETTIAAKSGKSDELARTNHSSTDRNQANSSTSFIPIQDAVAHSIAETPIRNALADNTVVISLNKFDVLTAELGLANTVQPSNQEEESSDEELTPEKASAGVKGAKWSEIPVEKVVPKQTRKPGRVPIQTSSQSYTQNKSPESKYDSDSEVNDLGIRVSKGFSPVIEKRVPTKNPKISSKPKKTVS, encoded by the exons ATGACTGAGGAAACTGTGTTACGTATTACGAATGGATCACCAACTCCAACCTTTGCGGAAAAAGTGAAGGTACGTCAAACATTACAGCCTACGGCTGTTGATGTTAGTAGTCTGCCAAATCCCACGTTAATTAATGGAGAACCATCTTTGGTAATCCCTACCGATTTTTACCAGGAAGGTTGTAAGCCTTTTGAGTTTAGCTTTATTGCAAGACTCAACTTCAAGGGTTTGAATTTTTTGGAGATGAATAACAATTTGGTTACTCAATGGCAGCTAAACCCTAACTCAGTTAGGTTTATGTCTATGAGTAAGGGTTTATTTGTAATTATGTTGCGTGATGAGCAAACAAAAGCCAGAATCCGTAACAGGAAATGGTTTTTTAATCAACAAGAGCTACGTTTGATGGATTGGTACCCTGGTTTCGATCCTGAAAGACAAAATACTTCCCATGCACCTGTTTGGGTTCATCTCCCGGGTCTTCATGCAGAGTTATGGACTGAGAGATCTTTGTTATCCATTGGGAAAGCAGTTGGTAATCCGATCGTAGTTGATCAAAGAACATTGAATATGGAGTTTGGAAGCTATGCATCAGTGCTGGTTGatgtagattttgtaaaacacatTCCTGACAGAATTCTACTAACAGCTGGTGGGAGAACTTTCTGGCAATATGTGGAGATACCTAAGCATCCAAAATTCTGTTTGCATTGTAACATTATTGGACACAATGAGAGTGAGTGCAGGAGGAAACCAAAGtctggtgaatctgtcaaggagaTGGAGGATACTCAAGACTGGAAAGAAGCTAAAGGTAAGAAGCGATCACGCAATCGTAAGAAGAATAACAATCAAGAAG caaaaaaaaaaaatgacaagtCAGGTGTTGACAAGTCAGGCGAAACTGGTGAAGTTGCAAACACTAGTGCGGGGGAAACTGTTAATGCGCCTGGTGCGGGTAAAGATTTTAACATACCTGTTGCTGTCGGGGAGAATGTTGCTGGTAAGGAGGATACTAGtcagcttgaagaggtgatggcTGCTTCTGAAGCTCAGCTTCGTGCAGCGTCTGACGCCGTTGAGACAGCTAAACAGGCGCTTGCTCCGAAAAGAGCACTAGCTAACATATTGATGGTAGATGAAACCACAATTGCAGCTAAGTCAGGAAAGAGTGATGAATTGGcgagaactaatcactctagtacTGATAGGAACCAGGCCAACTCTTCTACTTCCTTTATACCTATTCAAGATGCAGTGGCTCATAGTATTGCGGAGACACCTATCCGCAATGCTTTGGCGGATAATACTGTGGTTATCTCATTGAATAAATTTGATGTTTTGACAGCTGAGTTGGGGCTAGCCAACACAGTGCAACCATCTAATCAAGAGGAGGAGAGTTCGGATGAGGAACTCACGCCAGAGAAGGCATCAGCAGGTGTCAAGGGAGCCAAATGGTCTGAGATTCCAGTTGAGAAAGTTGTGCCTAAGCAAACTAGGAAGCCTGGTCGTGTGCCAATTCAGACTAGTTCACAAAGTTATACTCAAAACAAATCTCCAGAATCCAAGTATGACTCGGACTCTGAGGTTAATGATTTGGGAATCAGAGTTAGCAAAGGTTTCTCTCCAGTTATTGAGAAAAGGGTTCCgactaagaatcctaagataTCTTCTAAACCAAAAAAGACAGTTTCCTAA
- the LOC113295600 gene encoding uncharacterized protein LOC113295600: MECRRRRLVLMCIAEPVLMCIAEPKIPYSDGVMLRLNLAGFVKKAVHNSTSSSIGNLWILWSEDIEEPMVLNMTRQAITVKTEGVFISCVHASYIQVFRRRLWSQLSMVDSTTPWLVIGDFNCVLRNDEKKGGRYVLTYSINEFSDWMEENGLFEADSLGSKFTWTNGQSGVRRIISKPRRAPFRIQKMWFTHPDFLRMVETSWNAPVYGNPDFIFPFQAEEVKVSMKLWNQQVFGNVNARLKQAQFKFEVASRNSDEDPFDISKQNEMKDALVAVQEVRIHQHIMLRQKSRNKWILEGSSNTSYFHSTINNRRSVNTISELVTNDGSLIIDPDQLRDHVVSYYESKFNGVDTQIEDSLFEYEHNYISLEERHMLDSIPSLEEIKVAVFDLGADSAPGPDGFSGCFYRHCWDLIHQDLAKAIIFCWNNKTIPNGANSSLILLLAKGRNIHENISLASELVNELHIKRKDGNLGLKLDIYQAFDTGNMMSLTNLVKLLGDYQKASGQRVSREKSKIYFGGGPLHRRQSIVDFLAMGVTYFPDRYLGVKVMPGVVKYRHISNVVDNLKDQLSVYKGKMLSFQDRVVLVKTVLSSYVIHNMVVYKWLVKFVKQCVRVIRNFLWSGDSNLARAFVVGYDKICSPVRKGGLGITSLSNMNKALIMKLWWSIKAFTKKWARFLESKFTCRDGRLKLAGVKSSILLGIRWVHTEVMRNTKSLIGDGRGTSLFYDVWYGFETLADVLQQPDLDRNARVSDIIVQDQWQLEGVHMHDLVNAGVDMESLPRRHTGSDRKIWMSNLKGLFSVKSARELVRMRYPVLEEANLLWKSVVHPSLAAQNWKFVRGACATLDKIKSRFKIALPSRCSVCQIEEESLEHVLWRCSAANRAWQWLAGIFHIIPHYNLLAANKEVKWRSRMVKDLWLVSILVLHLELWYQRNKMVYEKKKPCWTLFKKRVFNLIHEYSARMTGCMFNKVEDFEILNFFRVKCRRVNMLEPVECFWQPPIQNQLLMCCDGASRGNPGVAGVGVVARNSACEVVGAMCVGLGIISNYMAELYNILIGLEWAVQWGYRDVLVRTDSSSVITALEGDSIR; the protein is encoded by the exons ATGGAGTGTCGAAGGAGGAGGCTGGTTCTTATGTGTATTGCTGAGCCGGTTCTTATGTGTATTGCTGAGCCGAAAATCCCTTATTCAGATGGTGTTATGTTACGGCTTAATTTAGCTGGTTTTGTTAAGAAGGCAGTTCATAATTCTACTTCAAGTTCTATTGGTAATCTTTGGATTCTTTGGAGTGAAGATATTGAAGAGCCAATGGTGTTAAATATGACTAGGCAGGCTATTACGGTGAAGACAGAAGGAGTCTTTATTTCttgtgttcatgctagttatatccAAGTTTTTAGAAGGAGATTATGGAGTCAACTTTCTATGGTGGATTctactactccttggttggtaaTTGGAGATTTTAACTGTGTTCTTCGCaatgatgagaagaagggtggtaGATATGTTCTTACTTATAGTATTAATGAATTCAGTGACTGGATGGAAGAGAATGGTCTTTTTGAGGCAGATTCTTTGGGTTCTAAGTTCACTTGGACTAATGGCCAATCGGGGGTGAGAAGAATTATTAgcaa GCCGAGACGTGCTCCTTTCAGAATTCAGAAAATGTGGTTTACGCATCCTGATTTTTTGAGAATGGTTGAGACTTCTTGGAATGCTCCGGTGTATGGTAATCcggattttatttttccttttcaagCTGAAGAGGTGAAGGTATCTATGAAGTTGTGGAATCAACAGGTGTTTGGTAATGTTAATGCAAGACTCAAACAAGCTCAATTTAAGTTTGAAGTGGCTAGTAGGAATTCAGATGAGGACCCTTTTGACATTTCTAAGCAGAATGAGATGAAGGATGCGCTTGTGGCTGTTCAGGAGGTGCGTATACATCAGCATATTATGTTGAGACAAAAATCTCGCAACAAATGGATCTTGGAGGGTTCTAGCAATACTTCATATTTCCATAGTACTATTAATAATCGTAGAAGTGTCAATACAATTTCGGAGTTGGTGACAAATGATGGGTCCCTTATCATTGATCCGGACCAATTAAGAGACCATGTTGTTTCTTATTATGAGAGTAAATTTAATGGAGTAGATACGCAGATTGAGGATAGTTTGTTTGAGTATGAACATAATTATATTTCTCTCGAGGaaagacatatgttggattctattccttctTTGGAGGAAATTAAGGTGGCGGTGTTTGATTTGGGTGCGGATAGTGCTCCAGGTccggatggtttctcggggtgtttttatagacattgttgggatttAATTCATCAAGACCTAGCTAAGGCTATTATTTTTTGTTGGAACAACAAAACTATTCCTAATGGGGCTAATTCTAGTCTCATTCTTTTGCTTGCTAAG gggagaaatattcatgagaatattagtttggcGTCTGAATTGGTTAATGAGCTGCACATTAAAAGAAAGGATGGCAACTTAGGTCTCAAACTTGATATTTATCAAGCTTTTGATACA GGTAATATGATGAGTCTAACAAACTTAGTGAAGCTCCTGGGTGATTATCAAAAAGCTTCTGGTCAGCGAGTTTCCAGGGAgaagagcaaaatttattttggagGTGGGCCTTTGCATAGGAGACAGTCTATTGTAGACTTCTTAGCCATGGGAGTGACTTATTTCCCGGATAGATATTTGGGGGTTAAGGTGATGCCTGGAGTGGTGAAGTATAGACATATTAGTAACGTGGTGGATAATCTGAAGGACCAGCTTTCGGTTTACAAAGGTAAGATGCTTTCCTTTCAGGATCGTGTGGTACTTGTTAAAACTGTCCTTTCAAGTTATGTGATTCATAACATGGTTGTGTATAAATGGCTTGTTAAATTTGTTAAACAATGTGtacgtgtgattcgtaatttccTTTGGTCGGGAGATTCAAACTTAGCTAGAGCTTTCGTGGTTGGTTATGACAAGATATGCAGTCCGGTGCGGAAAGGGGGTCTTGGGATTACTAGCCTAAGCAACATGAACAAGGCACTGATTATGAAGTTGTGGTGGAGTATTAAAGCTTTTACGAAGAAATGGGCTAGATTTCTGGAATCGAAATTCACTTGTAGAGATGGTCGGCTGAAGTTGGCTGGAGTTAAATCTTCAATTCTTCTTGGGATTCGTTGGGTGCACACTGAAGTTATGCGCAATACTAAATCTTTAATTGGTGACGGTAGAGGAACTTCACTATTTTATGATGTATGGTATGGGTTTGAAACTTTGGCAGATGTTTTGCAACAACCTGACCTTGACAGAAATGCAAGGGTTAGTGATATCATTGTGCAGGATCAATGGCAGCTGGAAGGAGTTCATATGCACGACCTCGTCAATGCTGGTGTGGATATGGAGAGCTTGCCAAGGAGGCACACAGGCAGTGATAGGAAGATATGGATGTCTAATCTTAAAGGTTTATTCTCTGTTAAGTCTGCAAGGGAGCTGGTGAGGATGAGATATCCGGTGCTGGAGGAAGCAAATCTGTTATGGAAGAGTGTTGTGCACCCTTCTTTGGCAGCGCAAAATTGGAAGTTTGTCAGGGGAGCTTGTGCAACTCTGGATAAAATAAAGAGCAGGTTCAAGATAGCTCTTCCGTCGAGGTGCAGTGTGtgccagattgaggaggagtctttgGAACATGTTCTTTGGAGATGTAGTGCTGCGAATCGGGCTTGGCAATGGCTGGCAGGTATTTTCCATATTATTCCTCATTATAACTTGCTTGCTGCTAACAAGGAAGTGAAATGGCGTAGTAGAATGGTTAAAGACCTGTGGTTAGTCTCAATCTTGGTGTTGCATTTGGAGCTGTGGTACCAAAGGAATAAGATGGTCTATGAAAAGAAGAAGCCTTGCTGGACTTTATTCAAAAAACGTGTGTTTAACCTCATTCATGAGTACTCGGCTAGAATGACAGGATGTATGTTCAACAAGGTAGAAGATTTTGAGATTCTGAATTTTTTCAGAGTTAAATGTCGTAGGGTGAATATGTTAGAGCCTGTTGAGTGTTTTTGGCAACCTCCTATCCAGAATCAGCTTTTGATGTGCTGTGATGGTGCCTCTAGAGgcaatccaggggtggcgggagtTGGTGTGGTGGCGAGAAATTCTGCTTGTGAAGTGGTTGGGGCGATGTGTGTTGGTCTTGGAATTATTTCCAATTATATGGCGGAGTTGTATAACATTCTGATTGGTTTAGAATGGGCAGTTCAATGGGGATACCGGGATGTTCTAGTGCGGACTGATTCATCAAGTGTCATAACAGCTTTGGAAGGGGATTCTATTCGTTAG
- the LOC113295601 gene encoding uncharacterized protein LOC113295601, whose amino-acid sequence MTEETVLRITNGSPNPTFAEKVKVRQTLQPTAVDVSSLPNPTLINGEPSLVIPTDFYQEGCKTFEFSFIARLNFKGLKFLEVKNNLVTQWQLNPNSVRFMSISKGFFVVMLRDEQTKARIRNRKWFVNQQELRLMDWYPGFDPERQNTSHAPVWVHLPGLHEELWTERSLLSIGKAVGNPIVVDQRTLNLEFGSYASVLVDVDFVKHIPDRILLTAGGRTFWQYVEIPKHPKFYLHCNIIGHNESECRRKPKSGESVKEMEDTQDWQAAKGKKRSRNHKKNNNQEVKKNDKSGVDKSGETGEVANTSAGETANVPGAGKDFNIPVAVGENVAGKEDTSQLEEVMAASEAQLRAAYDAVETAKQALALKRALANILMVDETTIAAKSGKSDELARTNHSSTDRNQANSSTSFIPIQDAVVHSIAETPIRNALADNTVVISLNKFDVLTAELGLSNTVQQSNQEEESSNEELTPEKASAGVKGAKWSEIPVEKVVPKQTRKPGRVPIQTSSQSYTQNKSPESKYDSDSEVNDLGIRVSKGFSPVIEKRVPTKNPKISSKPKKTVS is encoded by the exons ATGACTGAGGAAACTGTGTTACGTATTACGAATGGATCACCAAATCCAACCTTTGCGGAAAAAGTGAAGGTACGTCAAACATTACAGCCTACGGCTGTTGATGTTAGTAGTCTGCCAAATCCCACGTTAATTAATGGAGAACCATCTTTGGTAATCCCTACCGATTTTTACCAGGAAGGTTGTAAGACTTTTGAGTTTAGCTTTATTGCAAGACTCAACTTCAAGGGTTTGAAATTTTTGGAGGTGAAGAACAATTTAGTTACTCAATGGCAGCTAAACCCTAACTCAGTTAGGTTTATGTCTATAAGTAAGGGTTTCTTTGTAGTTATGTTGCGTGATGAGCAAACAAAAGCAAGAATCCGTAACAGGAAATGGTTTGTTAATCAACAAGAGCTACGTTTGATGGATTGGTACCCTGGTTTCGATCCTGAAAGACAAAATACTTCCCATGCACCTGTTTGGGTTCATCTTCCGGGTCTTCATGAAGAGTTATGGACTGAGAGATCTTTGTTATCCATTGGGAAAGCAGTTGGTAATCCGATTGTAGTTGATCAAAGAACATTGAATCTGGAGTTTGGAAGCTATGCATCAGTGCTGGTTGatgtagattttgtaaaacacatTCCTGACAGAATTCTACTAACAGCTGGTGGGAGAACTTTCTGGCAATATGTGGAGATACCTAAGCATCCAAAATTCTATTTGCATTGTAACATTATTGGACACAATGAGAGTGAGTGCAGGAGGAAACCAAAGtctggtgaatctgtcaaggagaTGGAGGATACTCAAGACTGGCAGGCAGCTAAAGGTAAGAAGCGATCACGTAATCATAAGAAGAATAACAATCAAGAAG TAAAAAAAAATGACAAGTCAGGTGTTGACAAGTCAGGCGAAACTGGTGAAGTTGCAAACACTAGTGCGGGGGAAACTGCTAATGTGCCTGGTGCGGGTAAAGATTTTAATATACCTGTTGCTGTTGGGGAGAATGTTGCTGGTAAGGAGGATACTAGtcagcttgaagaggtgatggcTGCTTCTGAAGCTCAGCTTCGTGCAGCGTATGACGCTGTTGAGACAGCTAAACAGGCGCTTGCTCTGAAAAGAGCATTAGCTAACATATTGATGGTAGATGAAACCACAATTGCAGCTAAGTCAGGAAAGAGTGATGAATTGGcgagaactaatcactctagtacTGATAGGAACCAGGCCAACTCTTCTACTTCCTTTATACCTATTCAAGACGCAGTGGTTCATAGTATTGCGGAGACACCTATCCGAAATGCTTTGGCGGATAATACTGTGGTTATCTCATTGAATAAATTTGATGTTTTGACAGCTGAGTTGGGGCTATCCAATACAGTGCAACAATCTAATCAAGAGGAAGAGAGTTCGAATGAGGAACTCACGCCAGAGAAGGCATCAGCAGGTGTCAAGGGAGCCAAATGGTCTGAGATTCCAGTTGAGAAAGTTGTGCCTAAGCAAACTAGGAAGCCTGGTCGTGTGCCAATTCAGACTAGTTCACAAAGTTATACTCAAAACAAATCTCCAGAATCCAAGTATGACTCAGACTCTGAGGTTAATGATTTGGGAATCAGAGTTAGCAAAGGTTTCTCTCCAGTTATTGAGAAAAGGGTTCCgactaagaatcctaagataTCTTCTAAACCAAAAAAGACAGTTTCCTAA